The uncultured Desulfatiglans sp. DNA window GAGGCGACCTGCAGGTCGCCGCACAAGCAAACGTGCAGATTGACGCCGAGATTGGCCAAAAAGACCATTTCCGGATGGAAACGAGCTCACTTTGCCGAAGATGCGAGTGCACACTTCGCTGTGAAACATCCCCGGTCGCCTTCGGTGTAGGAAATCAAGACAAGGTGTGTAGGAAAAGACAACATAGTGGCTTAAGGCAGGAAATACCGGGTTCGCCTCTTTGAGCAGCAGCGGATTATAGGTATGGCACGAGGCTGCACTGTTGTATTTCACGCCAACCTGGTCCTTTTCGATGGAGGCAGGATCTGGCCGCCCTTCTTTTCGTTTGGATAAAAAATTTAATATGATCGGTATGATATGTCGTATTTTCTCCGTTTGATCCGGTTTGGCACGCAGGTTGCTTAAGAAGACAACCAACACAGGATATCACCCTTCCTCTAAAGAAAGGAGCAGGACATGGCTAGCAAAGATGCAGAAAATCGGAGAGCGACGGTGGGGTACGGTTCGACCTATCGCAGGGGCCGTAGCCAGGACCCCGCGGATAACGCCTCGCTGAAAGCGGTCCTGAACGGACAGCTTTGGATGGTCAAGCCGGACAAGCAGGCTCAGGCGGCCAATCCGTGCATCTGGATGCAGGCNGGCGTGGTCGATTTCAAGAACTGCAACAACTTCTACGATTGCACGACCTGCAAGTATGATGCGGGTATGAAGAAAAAGGTCGAGAAGGGGGCCGCGACCGGTTGGCGGGATGCGATGCGGCGGAGGCCCGGCCTGGAGAGGGTCTGCCGCCACACCTTGACGAACCGGATCGAGGAGCGGGTCTGTGCCTATGATTACGCCTGTCACAAGTGTGACTTCGACCAGTTTTTCGAGGACGTGTGGGCCCCGAAAACGGCCTCCCGGCCGGACGAGATGCACGATGTCAAAGGCTTTGCCGTTCCGACGGGGTATTATTTCAACGACGGCCACTCATGGGCCCGGATCGAAAGCGGCGGGTATATCCGGATCGGCATGGACGATTTCGCTCTGAAGCTGTTTGGCAGGGCCGATGCCTATGAACTGCCGGTTATCGGTAAAGAGTTGTCTCAGGG harbors:
- a CDS encoding conserved hypothetical protein (Evidence 4 : Unknown function but conserved in other organisms), with translation MASKDAENRRATVGYGSTYRRGRSQDPADNASLKAVLNGQLWMVKPDKQAQAANPCIWMQAGVVDFKNCNNFYDCTTCKYDAGMKKKVEKGAATGWRDAMRRRPGLERVCRHTLTNRIEERVCAYDYACHKCDFDQFFEDVWAPKTASRPDEMHDVKGFAVPTGYYFNDGHSWARIESGGYIRIGMDDFALKLFGRADAYELPVIGKELSQGRPGWGFKRSAQEAEALSPVNGVIVEVNGDLREKPAMANAGPYEAGWMMLVRTPDIKGTLANLMTDADSIGWLNQEVGQLEGMIEEVAGPLAADGGTLGEDIYGNLPGLDWGNLRRAFLKS
- a CDS encoding hypothetical protein (Evidence 5 : Unknown function); translation: MLVVFLSNLRAKPDQTEKIRHIIPIILNFLSKRKEGRPDPASIEKDQVGVKYNSAASCHTYNPLLLKEANPVFPALSHYVVFSYTPCLDFLHRRRPGMFHSEVCTRIFGKVSSFPSGNGLFGQSRRQSARLLVRRPAGRLRANA